Proteins co-encoded in one Myotis daubentonii chromosome 8, mMyoDau2.1, whole genome shotgun sequence genomic window:
- the LOC132240192 gene encoding lipopolysaccharide-binding protein-like, protein MIDQVAGIDYSLVGAPQVTSQGLDTPFRGEFFGRSQHSPVPFDAPPIRLPQQHDHMAYFAVSQYVFNTASRVYHQAGHMNFTIRNEDVQNLTEFLSDHSAKEWWNPSCLASETTTFITTMSCFLSNSLFLLLQSPLDFPTHLHTKSLGAVIPQLARLYPNTELELEMSPESAPFLMFTPGNVTCMPVMNIQAFALLPNSSNRKPLFQLRALKD, encoded by the exons ATGATTGACCAGGTTGCTGGCATTGACTACAGTTTAGTAGGAGCTCCCCAGGTGACCTCCCAAGGCCTGGACACGCCCTTCAGG GGTGAATTCTTTGGCCGAAGCCAGCACTCCCCAGTCCCCTTTGATGCTCCTCCCATCAGGCTGCCCCAGCAGCATGACCACATGGCCTACTTTGCAGTGTCCCAATATGTCTTCAACACGGCCAGCCGGGTTTACCACCAGGCTGGGCACATGAACTTCACCATCCGAAATGAGGAC gtACAGAACCTAACCGAGTTTCTCAGCGACCACTCAGCTAAAGAATGGTGGAACCCAAGCTGTCTGGCCTCTGAGACCACGACTTTCATCACCACGATGTCCTGCTTCTTAAGCAACTCCCTGTTTCTTCTGCTGCAGAGTCCCCTGGACTTTCCAACTCACTTGCACACCAAATCACTAGGGGCTGTGATTCCTCAG CTGGCCAGGTTGTACCCCAATACAGAGCTAGAACTTGAGATGTCACCTGAATCAGCTCCATTCTTGATGTTCACCCCTGGAAATGTTACCTGCATGCCAGTGATGAACATCCAGGCATTCGCCCTCCTGCCCAACTCTTCTAACCGCAAGCCACTCTTCCAACTCAGGGCG CTGAAAGACTAG